One genomic region from Solwaraspora sp. WMMD792 encodes:
- a CDS encoding universal stress protein, which produces MIRPIVVGYDGSSSADAAVSWAVAEAVRTATPVVLAFAFEWPTGTGPLAPVPTSWPNAASRRDAETMLRVAAAEAAETHPDADISTVVLDGPAALRLREKSRDAALLVVGNRGHGGFADLLLGSTSVAVSAHAHCPVVVVRGAAHPTAPVVVGVDGSEPSLAALRFAVEQAASRLVPLRVLRAWHPPAQRWQPPAFDPREIVAAERALLDDELTGWREKYPEVTMTAEAVGDNPGRVLVDASRTASLVVVGSRGRGGFTGLLLGSVSQQLLHHSHSPVAVIRDTIPADVP; this is translated from the coding sequence GTGATCAGGCCGATCGTCGTCGGGTACGACGGCTCGTCCAGCGCCGACGCCGCGGTCAGCTGGGCGGTCGCCGAAGCCGTCCGGACCGCCACCCCGGTGGTCCTCGCGTTCGCGTTCGAGTGGCCGACCGGGACCGGTCCGCTGGCCCCCGTGCCGACCAGCTGGCCGAACGCGGCCTCCCGGCGCGACGCGGAGACGATGCTGCGGGTCGCGGCCGCCGAGGCCGCCGAGACGCACCCGGACGCCGACATCAGCACCGTCGTCCTCGACGGACCCGCCGCCCTACGGCTGCGCGAGAAGTCCCGGGACGCGGCGCTGCTGGTGGTCGGCAACCGGGGGCACGGCGGCTTCGCGGACCTGCTGCTCGGGTCGACCAGCGTGGCCGTCTCCGCGCACGCACACTGCCCGGTGGTGGTGGTTCGCGGTGCGGCACACCCCACCGCCCCGGTGGTGGTCGGCGTGGACGGCTCCGAGCCGTCGCTGGCCGCGCTGCGCTTCGCCGTCGAGCAGGCCGCCAGCCGGCTGGTGCCGCTGCGGGTGCTGCGTGCCTGGCACCCACCGGCACAGCGGTGGCAGCCACCGGCCTTCGACCCCCGGGAGATCGTCGCCGCCGAGCGCGCCCTGCTCGACGACGAGCTGACCGGGTGGCGGGAGAAGTACCCCGAGGTCACGATGACCGCCGAGGCGGTCGGCGACAACCCGGGCCGGGTCCTGGTCGACGCGTCGCGTACCGCCAGCCTGGTCGTGGTCGGCTCGCGCGGCCGGGGCGGGTTCACCGGCCTGCTGCTCGGCTCGGTCTCGCAGCAGCTGCTGCACCACAGTCACAGCCCGGTCGCGGTGATCCGCGACACCATCCCGGCCGACGTGCCCTGA
- a CDS encoding universal stress protein yields the protein MSEHAAPARDRIVAGVHDSASSWAAVALAAREAATAHRPLRLVHALNWIPDDLSGGDEPQPDAYQLVERAVEIATRTAPGIDVTTEVSENAPATALLRESRMASLIVIGDGDLARWTCLPLDALAVQIAARADCSVLVARAGSEPAPEPAAPVLVGVDGSAGSERALGFAFDAAAQRGSDLIVVRSWESESSWADASAATADELAAAVTPWQEKHPDVAVRQQVVNGPPARVLIERSTQAGLVVVGARGDHPLRVPLGAVSQAVLHHAGCATAIVREGGPRPPAGD from the coding sequence ATGTCGGAGCACGCCGCACCGGCCCGCGACCGGATCGTGGCCGGCGTCCACGACTCGGCATCCAGCTGGGCCGCCGTCGCCCTGGCCGCCCGGGAAGCCGCCACCGCGCACCGGCCGCTGCGGCTGGTGCACGCCCTCAACTGGATCCCGGACGACCTGTCCGGCGGCGACGAACCCCAGCCGGACGCCTACCAGCTCGTCGAACGCGCTGTGGAGATCGCCACCCGGACCGCCCCCGGAATCGACGTCACCACCGAGGTGTCCGAGAACGCCCCGGCCACCGCGCTGCTGCGGGAGTCCCGGATGGCGTCGTTGATCGTGATCGGCGACGGGGATCTGGCCCGGTGGACCTGCCTGCCGCTGGACGCACTCGCCGTACAGATCGCTGCCCGCGCCGACTGCTCGGTGCTGGTCGCCCGGGCCGGCTCCGAGCCGGCCCCCGAACCGGCCGCGCCGGTGCTGGTCGGCGTGGACGGCTCGGCCGGCTCGGAGCGGGCGCTCGGCTTCGCCTTCGACGCCGCCGCGCAACGGGGCAGCGACCTGATCGTCGTGCGCAGTTGGGAGAGCGAGTCGAGCTGGGCAGACGCCTCGGCGGCGACCGCCGACGAACTCGCCGCGGCGGTGACCCCGTGGCAGGAGAAGCATCCCGACGTCGCGGTCCGCCAGCAGGTGGTGAACGGCCCGCCGGCCCGGGTGCTGATCGAGCGTTCCACCCAGGCCGGGCTGGTGGTCGTCGGAGCCCGTGGCGACCATCCGCTGCGGGTTCCGCTCGGCGCGGTCAGCCAGGCGGTGCTGCACCATGCCGGGTGCGCGACGGCGATCGTCCGCGAAGGTGGCCCCCGGCCGCCCGCCGGCGACTGA
- a CDS encoding cyclic nucleotide-binding domain-containing protein, translating to MIRTIDLLDAHPFLADLPRPWLERLSYQARPGVRHSGQQIFQQGRTADRFWLLRTGQVVLNFQVPGRGEIDIETVAAGSVLGWSWLFPPYRWEFGAVAVDQTLTIEFDAAGTRRLISQDDALGRELTTRFMRVVVDRLHAARTRLTELYAYPPAIDEDPSRPAADVDPAGRRPGRDR from the coding sequence ATGATCCGGACCATCGATCTGCTCGACGCCCACCCGTTCCTGGCCGACCTGCCCCGGCCCTGGCTGGAGCGGCTGTCGTACCAGGCGCGCCCCGGGGTCCGGCACAGCGGGCAGCAGATCTTCCAGCAGGGGCGGACGGCGGACCGGTTCTGGCTGCTGCGGACCGGGCAGGTGGTGTTGAACTTCCAGGTGCCGGGCCGTGGCGAGATCGACATCGAGACGGTTGCAGCCGGGAGCGTGCTGGGCTGGTCGTGGCTGTTTCCGCCGTACCGCTGGGAGTTCGGGGCGGTGGCGGTGGACCAGACCCTGACGATCGAGTTCGACGCGGCCGGTACCCGTCGGTTGATCAGCCAGGACGACGCCCTGGGCCGGGAGCTGACCACCCGATTCATGCGGGTCGTGGTCGACCGGTTGCACGCCGCCCGGACCCGGCTCACCGAGCTGTACGCCTATCCGCCAGCCATCGACGAGGATCCGTCCCGACCGGCCGCTGACGTGGATCCGGCCGGCCGCCGGCCCGGTCGCGACAGGTGA
- a CDS encoding nitroreductase family protein, translated as MNAGWIRNGRPGPLMAACLEAAAAAPSVHNSQPWRFRPHPTGIEVLADRRRQVDLVDPAGRELTISVGAAVFNLRVAMLAHGRIPVMRLLPEPDDPDLLARIAVGPPIETDETVRLLARAVAHRRTNRRPFADLAVPGEVLDELVAAARTEHGWLAVVDPMMRSSVLALIGTAEDRRRVDPAYWAELERWTRDRPGRLDGVPPQAFGPWPVPRTVPVRDFGLVWPAPRRRVAAFEEDPVLAVLYTVGDSPRDWLRAGQALQRVLLTATVRGLATTLLTQPLEFPELRDLLGRQQDGRRAQAIIRIGYGPLSPPVPRRPLAELLEPAPAQAVDAVGVAGAS; from the coding sequence ATGAACGCCGGATGGATCAGGAACGGGCGGCCCGGTCCGCTGATGGCGGCCTGTCTGGAGGCCGCCGCCGCCGCGCCGTCGGTGCACAACAGCCAGCCGTGGCGGTTCCGACCGCACCCGACCGGCATCGAGGTGCTCGCCGACCGGCGCCGACAGGTCGACCTGGTTGACCCGGCCGGCCGGGAGTTGACCATCAGCGTCGGCGCCGCCGTGTTCAACCTGCGGGTGGCGATGCTGGCCCACGGTCGGATACCGGTGATGCGGCTGCTGCCCGAACCCGACGATCCGGACCTGCTGGCCCGGATCGCGGTAGGACCGCCGATCGAGACGGACGAGACGGTGCGGCTGCTCGCCCGGGCGGTAGCGCACCGGCGCACCAACCGACGCCCGTTCGCCGACCTGGCGGTGCCCGGCGAGGTGCTCGACGAACTCGTCGCCGCCGCCCGGACCGAGCACGGCTGGCTGGCCGTCGTCGACCCGATGATGCGCTCGTCGGTTCTGGCGCTGATCGGCACCGCCGAGGACCGCCGCCGGGTCGACCCGGCGTACTGGGCGGAGCTGGAACGGTGGACCCGGGACCGACCGGGCCGGCTCGACGGCGTACCGCCGCAGGCCTTCGGGCCCTGGCCGGTCCCCCGCACCGTGCCGGTGCGCGACTTCGGACTGGTCTGGCCGGCCCCACGACGGCGGGTCGCCGCGTTCGAGGAGGATCCGGTCCTCGCCGTTCTGTACACCGTCGGCGACAGCCCGCGGGACTGGTTGCGGGCCGGGCAGGCGCTGCAGCGGGTGCTGCTCACCGCGACGGTACGCGGCCTGGCCACCACGCTGCTGACCCAGCCGCTGGAGTTTCCCGAGCTGCGTGACCTGCTCGGCCGCCAGCAGGACGGACGGCGGGCGCAGGCGATCATCCGGATCGGCTACGGACCGCTGAGCCCACCGGTGCCCCGCCGGCCGCTCGCCGAGTTGCTCGAACCCGCGCCGGCCCAGGCGGTCGACGCGGTGGGGGTGGCCGGTGCCAGTTGA
- the ppdK gene encoding pyruvate, phosphate dikinase, which yields MPKFVYDFIEGNRELTDLLGGKGANLAEMTRLGLPVPPGFTVTTVACRAYLAAGAPPAGMFDEVNRHLRGIEARLGKRLGDRHDPLLLAVRSGARYSMPGMMETVLDIGLTDTTVHGLAAQSGDDRFAWDSYRRLVQMFGRTVFGVPDELFTAELETVKRTAGVTADSALDADDLRALVEAYQKVFHQHTGRDFPQSPHEQLDLAIRAVFESWNAERAVLYRRQERIPAELGTAVNVMAMVFGNRGPDSGTGVAFTRDPATGARGVYGDYLANAQGEDVVSGVRNTVPLQELERIDPRSFHRLMTIMDTLEHHYRDLCDVEFTIERGTLWMLQTRVGKRTAEAAFVIAAQLVDEGVIDLDEALDRVTGAQLGQLMFPRFDPASAPTPLAVGVPAAPGAAVGRVVFDSESAVAAAGRGERVILVRRETNPDDLPGMIAAAGILTSRGGKTSHAAVVARGMGRTCVCGAEALTVDTAAGQLTVADGTGAAPTVLHAGDLISIDGATGAVYAGAVPVHPSPVLRYIEGELAPEADPLVSAVHRLLGHADVVRRLAVRANADTAADAHRARAFGAAGIGLCRTEHMFLGDRRELVERLILAETDADRDAALAALRPLQRQDFEALLAETDGQPVTIRLLDPPLHEFLPALDELTARVARAEALGEDPGHDGQLLAAVRRMHEANPMLGLRGVRLGLMVPGLFATQVRAIAEATVARLRAGGDPRPQIMVPLVGAVQELEAVRDQAEALLADFDGLPPIPIGTMIEVPRAALTASAIAEVADFFSFGTNDLTQLGWGFSRDDVEGVFFGRYLELGIFPVSPFESIDTAGIGRLIQIAVADARATRPDLEIGVCGEHGGDPDSVRFFHDAGFDYVSCSPYRVPLARLEAGRAAVRLAHRSDTR from the coding sequence ATGCCGAAATTCGTCTACGACTTCATCGAAGGTAACCGCGAACTCACCGACCTGCTCGGCGGCAAGGGCGCCAACCTGGCGGAGATGACCCGGCTCGGCCTGCCGGTGCCGCCCGGCTTCACCGTCACCACCGTCGCCTGCCGCGCCTACCTCGCCGCGGGCGCACCGCCGGCCGGCATGTTCGACGAGGTCAACCGCCACCTCCGGGGCATCGAGGCACGGTTGGGCAAGCGGCTCGGCGACCGGCACGACCCGCTGCTGCTCGCCGTACGGTCCGGTGCCCGCTACTCCATGCCGGGCATGATGGAGACCGTCCTGGACATCGGGCTCACCGACACCACCGTGCACGGCCTCGCCGCGCAGAGCGGCGACGATCGCTTCGCCTGGGACTCCTACCGCCGGCTGGTGCAGATGTTCGGCCGGACCGTGTTCGGCGTGCCCGACGAGCTGTTCACCGCCGAGTTGGAAACGGTCAAACGGACCGCCGGGGTCACTGCCGACTCGGCGCTCGACGCCGACGACCTGCGCGCCCTGGTCGAGGCTTACCAGAAGGTCTTCCACCAGCACACCGGCCGGGACTTCCCGCAGTCGCCGCACGAACAGCTTGACCTGGCGATCCGGGCGGTCTTCGAGTCGTGGAACGCCGAACGCGCGGTGCTCTACCGCCGACAGGAACGGATCCCGGCCGAGCTGGGCACCGCGGTCAACGTGATGGCGATGGTGTTCGGCAACCGGGGCCCGGACTCCGGCACCGGGGTGGCGTTCACCCGCGACCCGGCGACCGGTGCGCGCGGCGTGTACGGGGACTACCTGGCCAACGCCCAGGGCGAGGACGTCGTGTCCGGGGTCCGCAACACGGTCCCGTTGCAGGAACTGGAGCGGATCGACCCGCGCAGCTTCCACCGGCTGATGACGATCATGGACACCCTGGAGCACCACTACCGTGACCTGTGTGACGTCGAGTTCACCATCGAACGCGGCACCCTGTGGATGCTGCAGACGCGGGTCGGCAAGCGGACCGCCGAGGCCGCCTTCGTCATCGCCGCGCAACTGGTCGACGAGGGCGTCATCGATCTCGACGAGGCACTCGACCGGGTCACCGGGGCCCAGCTCGGTCAGCTGATGTTCCCCCGGTTCGACCCGGCCAGCGCGCCCACGCCGCTGGCGGTCGGCGTACCGGCCGCTCCGGGCGCGGCCGTCGGCCGGGTGGTGTTCGACTCCGAGTCGGCGGTCGCCGCCGCCGGTCGGGGCGAGCGGGTCATCCTGGTGCGTCGGGAAACCAACCCGGACGACCTGCCCGGGATGATCGCCGCCGCCGGGATTCTGACCAGCCGGGGTGGCAAGACCTCGCACGCCGCCGTGGTCGCCCGGGGCATGGGCCGCACCTGCGTCTGCGGCGCCGAGGCGTTGACCGTCGACACGGCGGCCGGCCAGCTCACCGTCGCCGACGGTACCGGGGCGGCACCGACCGTGCTGCACGCCGGGGACCTGATCTCGATCGACGGGGCGACCGGCGCCGTGTACGCCGGCGCCGTCCCGGTCCACCCGTCACCGGTGTTGCGCTACATCGAAGGCGAGCTGGCGCCGGAGGCGGATCCGCTGGTGTCGGCGGTGCACCGGTTGCTGGGCCACGCGGACGTGGTGCGCCGGCTCGCGGTGCGGGCCAACGCGGACACCGCCGCCGACGCCCACCGGGCCCGGGCGTTCGGTGCCGCCGGCATCGGCCTGTGCCGGACCGAGCACATGTTCCTCGGCGACCGGCGGGAACTGGTCGAACGGCTGATCCTCGCCGAGACCGACGCCGACCGCGATGCGGCGCTGGCCGCGCTGCGCCCGCTGCAGCGGCAGGACTTCGAGGCGTTGCTGGCCGAGACCGACGGCCAGCCGGTCACCATCCGGTTGCTGGATCCGCCGCTGCACGAGTTCCTGCCCGCCCTCGACGAGCTGACCGCCCGGGTAGCCCGTGCCGAGGCGCTCGGCGAGGACCCGGGGCACGACGGGCAGCTGCTCGCGGCGGTCCGCCGGATGCACGAGGCCAACCCGATGCTCGGCCTACGCGGTGTCCGGCTCGGACTGATGGTGCCGGGTCTTTTCGCCACCCAGGTGCGGGCGATCGCGGAGGCGACCGTCGCCCGGCTACGGGCCGGCGGCGACCCCCGTCCGCAGATCATGGTGCCGCTGGTCGGCGCGGTACAGGAGCTGGAGGCGGTACGGGACCAGGCCGAGGCGCTGCTCGCCGACTTCGACGGTCTGCCGCCGATCCCGATCGGCACCATGATCGAGGTGCCGCGAGCGGCCCTGACGGCCAGCGCGATCGCCGAGGTGGCGGACTTCTTCTCGTTCGGCACCAACGACCTCACCCAGCTGGGTTGGGGCTTCTCCCGCGACGACGTCGAAGGGGTGTTCTTCGGCCGCTACCTGGAGCTCGGCATCTTCCCGGTGTCGCCGTTCGAGTCGATCGACACCGCCGGTATCGGACGGCTGATCCAGATCGCGGTCGCGGACGCCCGGGCCACCCGGCCGGACCTGGAGATCGGCGTCTGCGGCGAGCACGGCGGCGACCCGGACTCGGTGCGGTTCTTCCACGACGCCGGGTTCGACTACGTCTCCTGCTCGCCGTACCGGGTGCCGCTGGCCCGGCTGGAGGCCGGACGTGCGGCGGTGCGCCTGGCCCACCGGTCCGACACCCGTTGA
- the pflA gene encoding pyruvate formate-lyase-activating protein has translation MTTGAVHSYDVSIGVDGPGTRFVAFLAGCPLRCQFCHSPDTWFRRAGTPTTDDALVAQVLRYQRFISVAGGGVTLSGGEPLMQPDFVRAVLRRCHDAGLHTALDTSGFLGARADDALLDATDLVLLDIKSSDPLTYRRVTRTGRLDPTLRFARRLADRGTPIWVRFVLVPGLTDAESNVAGVAEVAAGLPTVQRVDVLPFHRLGAHKYAELGLEFPLAATTPPDDALLDRVRGQFRDHGLTVY, from the coding sequence GTGACCACCGGGGCGGTCCACTCGTACGACGTGTCGATCGGGGTGGACGGCCCCGGTACGCGGTTCGTCGCGTTCCTCGCCGGCTGTCCGCTGCGCTGCCAGTTCTGCCACAGCCCGGACACCTGGTTCCGGCGCGCCGGCACCCCGACCACCGACGACGCGCTGGTCGCGCAGGTACTGCGCTACCAGCGGTTCATCTCGGTCGCCGGTGGCGGGGTGACGCTCAGCGGCGGGGAGCCGCTGATGCAGCCGGACTTCGTCCGCGCGGTGCTGCGCCGGTGCCACGACGCCGGGCTGCACACCGCGCTGGACACTTCCGGGTTCCTCGGCGCCCGCGCTGACGACGCGCTGCTGGACGCCACCGACCTGGTGCTGCTGGACATCAAGTCGTCCGATCCGCTGACCTACCGCCGGGTGACCCGCACCGGGCGGCTCGACCCGACGCTGCGGTTCGCCCGGCGGCTGGCCGACCGGGGCACCCCGATCTGGGTCCGGTTCGTGCTGGTGCCGGGGCTCACCGACGCCGAGTCGAACGTGGCCGGGGTGGCCGAGGTGGCGGCCGGCCTGCCGACGGTGCAGCGGGTCGACGTGCTGCCGTTCCACCGGCTGGGCGCGCACAAGTACGCCGAGCTGGGTCTGGAGTTTCCGCTGGCGGCGACGACACCGCCGGACGACGCGCTGCTGGACCGGGTCCGGGGGCAGTTCCGCGACCACGGGCTCACCGTCTACTGA
- the pflB gene encoding formate C-acetyltransferase, with product MFAEQIHDPWRTFQGRRWRDTIDVAAFVQANYTPYTGDAGFLTGPTDRTRAVWDRLRDMFVEERRRGVYDIDATTPSTITAHAPGYIDKDRELIVGLQTDAPLRRAIMPHGGLRMVENALAAYGYPADPQVHRIFTTYRKTHNDAVFDAYPADVLRARRSHIVTGLPDAYGRGRIIGDYRRVALYGVDRLIADRRAQREALDLVPSTDDVIRDRAELAEQIRALGELVEMAAAYGYDVTRPAADAREAVQWLYFAYLAACKEQNGAAMSLGRTATFLDVYLQRDIDSGQLTELAAQELVDDFVIKLRIIRFLRTPEYDELFSGDPTWVTESLGGTGTDGRTLVTRTTFRYLQTLYNLGPAPEPNLTVLWSPALPEGFKKFCAQVSLDTSAIQYENDDTLRSWYDDDTAIACCVSAMRLGRDMQFFGARANLAKALLYAINGGRDEVTGEQIAPVSQPVGGEILDYDEVLAAFDRTLDWLAATYVTALNVIHHMHDRYAYERLQMALHDYPVHRFLACGIAGLSVAADSLSAIRYARVKVLRDETGLVVDYVVDGDYPAFGNNDDRVDEIAVWLVETFMAKLRRQPAYREAEHSLSVLTITSNVVYGKHTGHTPDGRRAGEPFAPGANPMNGRDRHGLVAAAMSVAKLPYDCARDGISLTTTVTPAGLGRTPAERVANLVGVLDGYTDAGGFHLNVNVLDRATLEDAMAHPERYPQLTIRVSGYAVNFVRLTAEQQRDVISRTFHGGL from the coding sequence GTGTTCGCCGAGCAGATCCACGATCCGTGGCGGACCTTCCAGGGACGACGGTGGCGGGACACGATCGACGTGGCCGCCTTCGTCCAGGCCAACTACACGCCGTACACCGGCGACGCCGGGTTCCTGACCGGCCCGACCGACCGGACCCGGGCGGTATGGGACCGGCTACGGGACATGTTCGTCGAGGAACGCCGTCGTGGCGTCTACGACATCGACGCCACCACGCCGTCCACTATCACCGCGCATGCTCCCGGCTACATCGACAAGGACCGCGAGCTGATCGTCGGCCTGCAGACCGACGCGCCGCTGCGTCGGGCGATCATGCCGCACGGCGGGCTGCGGATGGTGGAGAACGCCCTCGCGGCGTACGGCTACCCGGCCGACCCACAGGTGCACCGGATCTTCACCACGTACCGCAAGACCCACAACGACGCCGTCTTCGACGCCTACCCGGCCGACGTGCTGCGGGCCCGTCGCTCGCACATCGTCACCGGGCTGCCGGACGCCTACGGGCGGGGGCGGATCATCGGTGACTATCGGCGGGTCGCCCTGTACGGGGTGGACCGGCTGATCGCCGACCGCCGGGCGCAGCGCGAGGCGCTGGACCTGGTCCCGTCCACCGACGATGTGATCCGCGACCGGGCGGAGTTGGCCGAGCAGATCCGGGCGCTCGGTGAACTGGTCGAGATGGCCGCGGCGTACGGCTACGACGTGACCCGGCCCGCCGCCGACGCCCGAGAGGCGGTCCAATGGCTTTACTTCGCCTACCTGGCCGCCTGCAAGGAACAGAACGGCGCGGCGATGTCGCTCGGCCGGACCGCCACGTTCCTCGACGTCTACCTGCAGCGCGACATCGACTCCGGGCAGCTGACCGAGCTGGCCGCGCAGGAGCTGGTCGACGACTTTGTGATCAAGTTGCGGATCATCCGCTTCCTGCGCACCCCCGAGTACGACGAGCTCTTCTCCGGCGACCCCACCTGGGTGACCGAGTCCCTCGGCGGGACCGGCACCGACGGGCGGACCCTGGTCACCCGGACCACGTTCCGCTACCTGCAGACGCTCTACAACCTGGGACCGGCGCCGGAGCCGAACCTGACCGTGCTCTGGTCGCCCGCGCTGCCCGAGGGATTCAAGAAGTTCTGTGCCCAGGTGTCGCTGGACACCAGCGCCATCCAGTACGAGAACGACGACACGCTGCGGTCCTGGTACGACGACGACACCGCGATCGCCTGCTGCGTGTCGGCGATGCGCCTCGGCCGGGACATGCAGTTCTTCGGGGCCCGGGCGAACCTGGCCAAGGCCCTGCTGTACGCGATCAACGGCGGCCGCGACGAGGTCACCGGCGAGCAGATCGCCCCGGTGAGTCAGCCGGTCGGCGGGGAGATCCTCGACTACGACGAGGTTCTCGCGGCCTTCGACCGGACGTTGGACTGGCTGGCCGCCACCTACGTCACCGCGCTCAACGTCATCCACCACATGCACGACCGGTACGCGTACGAACGGTTGCAGATGGCGCTGCACGACTACCCGGTGCACCGGTTCCTGGCCTGCGGGATCGCCGGCCTGTCGGTGGCCGCCGACAGCCTGTCGGCGATCCGGTACGCCCGGGTCAAGGTGCTGCGTGACGAAACCGGACTGGTGGTCGACTACGTGGTCGACGGCGACTACCCGGCCTTCGGCAACAACGACGACCGGGTGGACGAGATCGCGGTCTGGCTGGTCGAGACGTTCATGGCGAAGCTGCGCCGGCAGCCGGCCTACCGCGAGGCCGAGCACAGCCTGTCGGTGCTGACCATCACCTCGAACGTGGTGTACGGCAAGCACACCGGGCACACCCCGGACGGCCGGCGGGCCGGCGAACCGTTCGCCCCGGGCGCCAACCCGATGAACGGCCGGGACCGGCACGGGCTGGTGGCCGCGGCGATGTCGGTGGCGAAGCTGCCGTACGACTGCGCCCGCGACGGCATCTCGCTGACCACCACGGTGACCCCGGCGGGCCTGGGGCGCACCCCGGCGGAACGGGTGGCGAACCTGGTCGGCGTGCTGGACGGCTACACCGACGCCGGCGGCTTCCACCTCAACGTCAACGTGTTGGACCGGGCCACGCTGGAGGACGCAATGGCGCACCCGGAGCGGTACCCGCAGCTGACCATCCGGGTCAGCGGGTACGCGGTGAACTTCGTGCGGCTCACCGCCGAGCAGCAGCGCGACGTCATCTCCCGGACGTTCCACGGAGGGCTGTGA
- a CDS encoding universal stress protein, whose product MSASHLIVVGVDGSEGSRRALDWAAREAAERGGALRAVVAWRWDGGTTVSPIEERQRASELLDQEITALTTRVGSATPVVGEVVEGRAADVLTTAARGADLLVLGSHGHGRLQHTVLGSVSEECIRKATCPVVVIPVPALVSSAADPTS is encoded by the coding sequence ATGAGCGCCAGTCACCTGATCGTCGTCGGTGTCGACGGCTCCGAGGGCAGCCGCCGGGCTCTCGACTGGGCCGCCCGGGAAGCCGCCGAGCGGGGCGGCGCGCTGCGCGCCGTCGTCGCCTGGCGGTGGGACGGTGGAACCACGGTCAGCCCCATCGAGGAGCGGCAACGCGCCAGCGAACTGCTGGACCAGGAGATCACCGCGCTGACCACCCGGGTCGGATCGGCGACGCCGGTCGTCGGCGAGGTGGTCGAGGGCCGCGCCGCCGACGTGCTGACCACCGCCGCCCGCGGCGCGGACCTGCTGGTCCTGGGCAGCCACGGGCACGGCCGCCTGCAGCACACCGTGCTCGGCTCGGTCAGCGAGGAGTGCATCCGCAAGGCCACCTGCCCGGTCGTGGTGATCCCCGTTCCCGCGCTGGTCTCCTCGGCCGCCGACCCCACGAGCTGA
- a CDS encoding FAD-dependent oxidoreductase: MSIEYVARQLPVVVIGAGPVGLAAAAHLAGHRVPSLVLEAGAAAGAAIRNWQHVRLFSSWRDNIDPVAGRLLDAAGWSVPEPGHHPTGAELIEEYLLPLAKLPVLADRIRYGTRVTGITRLGVDRLRGPGRVDAPFVARLADGTEQLARAVVDASGTWDTPNHLGGEGLPALGEPAAAAHLDFALPDVLGVDRAAHAGRHTVVVGAGHSAANTLLDLIELADQQPGTRITWAVRRVTADPIFAPGAADALPARGAIGTRLRQLVDVGRIALETGFVTHRVEQLSDLGPVRLSSRDGRTVVADRVVVATGFRADHRLAGELRLDLDPVLGTSRGLATLLDPGPARGWSAPAPGVDELRHPEPGYFVVGIKSYGRASAFLMATGYRQVRQIAAELAAAPVRSAAGGGWRGGTHRFRWSPAWRADRPVAVAYGDQVGSR; this comes from the coding sequence ATGAGCATCGAGTACGTCGCCCGGCAACTGCCCGTGGTCGTGATCGGCGCCGGCCCGGTGGGACTGGCCGCCGCCGCCCACCTCGCCGGGCACCGGGTCCCGTCGCTGGTGCTGGAAGCGGGCGCCGCCGCCGGTGCCGCGATCCGCAACTGGCAGCATGTACGGCTGTTCAGCAGCTGGCGGGACAACATCGACCCGGTTGCCGGCCGACTGCTCGACGCCGCCGGCTGGTCGGTACCCGAACCCGGGCACCACCCGACCGGGGCCGAACTGATCGAGGAGTACCTGCTGCCGCTGGCGAAGCTGCCAGTGCTGGCCGACCGGATCCGCTACGGCACCCGGGTCACCGGGATCACCCGGCTCGGCGTCGACCGGCTGCGCGGCCCCGGACGCGTCGACGCGCCGTTCGTGGCCCGCCTGGCCGACGGCACCGAACAGCTCGCCCGCGCCGTCGTCGACGCGTCGGGGACCTGGGACACCCCCAACCATCTGGGTGGCGAGGGCCTGCCGGCGCTCGGCGAGCCGGCCGCAGCCGCACATCTCGACTTCGCCCTGCCCGATGTGCTCGGCGTCGACCGGGCGGCACATGCCGGCCGGCACACCGTCGTGGTGGGCGCCGGACACTCGGCCGCCAACACCCTGCTCGACCTGATCGAGCTGGCCGACCAGCAGCCTGGCACCCGGATCACCTGGGCGGTCCGTCGGGTCACCGCCGATCCGATCTTCGCCCCGGGTGCCGCCGACGCGTTGCCGGCACGCGGGGCGATCGGCACCCGGCTGCGCCAACTGGTCGACGTCGGTCGGATCGCCCTGGAGACCGGATTCGTCACGCACCGGGTGGAGCAGCTGTCCGACCTTGGCCCGGTCCGGCTGTCCAGCCGCGACGGGCGGACCGTCGTCGCCGACCGGGTGGTGGTCGCCACCGGGTTCCGTGCCGACCACCGGCTCGCCGGCGAGCTCCGCCTCGACCTGGACCCGGTGCTCGGCACCAGCCGTGGCCTGGCCACTCTGCTCGACCCCGGGCCGGCCCGGGGGTGGTCGGCGCCGGCACCCGGAGTCGACGAGCTGCGCCATCCCGAGCCGGGCTACTTCGTCGTCGGCATCAAGAGCTACGGCCGGGCGTCGGCCTTCCTGATGGCCACCGGCTACCGCCAGGTCCGGCAGATCGCCGCCGAACTGGCCGCCGCACCGGTCAGGTCGGCGGCCGGCGGCGGCTGGCGTGGCGGCACCCACCGGTTCCGCTGGTCACCGGCGTGGCGGGCCGACCGCCCGGTCGCCGTGGCCTACGGCGACCAGGTCGGAAGCCGGTGA